DNA sequence from the Parasphaerochaeta coccoides DSM 17374 genome:
CACAAAGAAGGATGCTCCCGGAGCAATGCGCTCAGGCGTGTGTCCAGAGCGGCTGCAAAAGATTGTATGTCCGCCGTTGTCATCCGGCGAGTGCGTTCAGCGAATATCCCCGCTTCCCGCAGGTCAGTCATCATATTACGGGAAGATAGTCTTTCGCCTACTGTCGATGCGTCATAGACACCCCCACGGTCATCAAGGACGGTAACCCCGCGTCGAGCAAGGCGGGCAGCCAATGGAACATCCCTCGTCACTGCTATCATACCGACTTCGGCATGAGACACAATATATTCGTCAGCGCTATCGGTTCCAGAGGTGACAACAATCATCATTACAGGACTTTTAATCTGTCTCAAATCAGACTTGTCGATTCCCGGTTTATCCTCCATGATCAACTCACGAAGTACATGCGTATGGGATGCGATTGCCTCCATGACATCAGGTAATTTCCTGTCAGCGACAAATACTGCCCGAACACCGGCACGCATCGCGGCACGGAGCAGGATGACACGAAGCTGGCGAGGACAGGAATCGGCATCGACCCAAAGGGCGACCGGGACATCAAGGGATACGGAAGGAACCATGGGTTCATCCTACCATATGCTGCCATTTCTGTCTTGCCATTCCGTCTCTTGTCGCCTTGCCAGATTCAACATGACAGCTTGAAAGAGAGCGACAAAAGAATTACAGTCTACCTGTACGGTTTTCCTGTACATTTTTCCCAGAAAAACAAGGAGTCAGATTCCCATGAATATTTCCCCGTTGCAAAAAGCCAGATATGAGTACAACCCGAAGCTCCCCGCCATCCTGAGAGGCAAGCTGACCAATCTCTCCCCGGTTTCCGGAGAGCCCACCTGTCCTGTCGCCGATGCCGATAAGATCAAGGAATTCTGTCCCCATACGTGCTTTCTCCCTGCGGTTTCTTTCGTAGAAGGAAAACATGAGGGATTGACCCGCGCCATGACTGTTGGCGTCATCCTTTCCGGCGGTCAAGCCCCTGGAGGACATAATGTCATCAGCGGACTTTTTGATGGCCTCAAGGCTCTCAACAAGGACAACAGGCTGATAGGTTTCAAAGGCGGTCCCAGCGGACTCATTTCTGATTCCTTCATTGAAATCACTGAAAAATTTCTTGCGCCATACCGGAACACCGGCGGCTTTGACATCATAGGCAGCGGTCGAACCAAGTTGGAGACTGAAGACCAGTTTGACAAATGCATTGCCACCTGCCGTTCCCATGGAGTGAATGCCGTGGTCATCATAGGCGGTGATGATTCCAACACCAACGCAGCCATCCTTGCCGAATATTTCATCAGGAAGAACGCCGGTATCCAGGTCATTGGATGTCCCAAGACCATTGATGGGGATTTGAAGAATGACAATATCGAGATTTCCTTCGGTTTCGATACCGCCACGAAAACCTACAGTGAATTGATCGGCAATCTTGAAAGGGATGCGAACAGTGCCAAGAAGTACTGGCATTTCATCAAGTTGATGGGGCGCAGCGCCAGCCACATTGCCTTGGAGTGCGCCTTGCAGACACAGCCTAACGTCACTTTGATCAGCGAGGAAATTGAAGAAAACAAGACTTCCCTCTCTGATGTCGTTGACTACATTGCCTCCGCCGTTGCCAAAAGAGCGGCGAATGGCAACAACTTCGGTATTGTCCTTATTCCTGAAGGTCTGGTTGAATTCATCCCTGAGGTCAAGGCACTGATTGGCGAGCTGAACGACCTGCTTGCCAAGGAAGGCAATGCCTATTCCCTGCTTTCCAATGATAAAGCCCGTCAGGAATTCATTGCCAGCCATCTCAGCACGACATCAGCGACGGCTTTCGCTTTTTTGCCAGATGGCATCCGCAAGCAGCTGTTGATGGACAGGGATCCTCATGGCAATGTCCAGGTATCCCGTATTGAAACGGAAAAACTTTTGATTGAGCTTGTAACCCAGAGACTTGCTGACTGGAAGAAAGAAGGAAAATTCTCCGGATCCTTCAATGCTCTGAACCATTTCTTCGGGTATGAAGGCCGCTGTGCGTTCCCTTCTAACTTTGACGCCGACTACTGCTACAGCCTGGGCACCAATGCCGCGCTGCTCATTGCGTGTGGTCTGACCGGATACTTGTCCTCCATCACGAACCTCTCCGCCCCCGCCGACCAGTGGAAGGCAGGCGGAATA
Encoded proteins:
- a CDS encoding DUF188 domain-containing protein, which translates into the protein MVPSVSLDVPVALWVDADSCPRQLRVILLRAAMRAGVRAVFVADRKLPDVMEAIASHTHVLRELIMEDKPGIDKSDLRQIKSPVMMIVVTSGTDSADEYIVSHAEVGMIAVTRDVPLAARLARRGVTVLDDRGGVYDASTVGERLSSRNMMTDLREAGIFAERTRRMTTADIQSFAAALDTRLSALLREHPSLCLVPPVRLN
- a CDS encoding diphosphate--fructose-6-phosphate 1-phosphotransferase, whose protein sequence is MNISPLQKARYEYNPKLPAILRGKLTNLSPVSGEPTCPVADADKIKEFCPHTCFLPAVSFVEGKHEGLTRAMTVGVILSGGQAPGGHNVISGLFDGLKALNKDNRLIGFKGGPSGLISDSFIEITEKFLAPYRNTGGFDIIGSGRTKLETEDQFDKCIATCRSHGVNAVVIIGGDDSNTNAAILAEYFIRKNAGIQVIGCPKTIDGDLKNDNIEISFGFDTATKTYSELIGNLERDANSAKKYWHFIKLMGRSASHIALECALQTQPNVTLISEEIEENKTSLSDVVDYIASAVAKRAANGNNFGIVLIPEGLVEFIPEVKALIGELNDLLAKEGNAYSLLSNDKARQEFIASHLSTTSATAFAFLPDGIRKQLLMDRDPHGNVQVSRIETEKLLIELVTQRLADWKKEGKFSGSFNALNHFFGYEGRCAFPSNFDADYCYSLGTNAALLIACGLTGYLSSITNLSAPADQWKAGGIPVTMMMNMEQRHGEQKPVIRKALVDLKDKPFTYFAQHRDTWAVETAYTYPGAIQYYGPAEVCDRPTMTLLLEQGK